A genome region from Megalobrama amblycephala isolate DHTTF-2021 linkage group LG18, ASM1881202v1, whole genome shotgun sequence includes the following:
- the LOC125253000 gene encoding olfactory receptor 14J1-like encodes MDNISYAVKLTLMVPRDSKSYRHLYFTCFLYLYLLILSVNICLVIVIIIEKSLHEPMYIFLSHLCINGVYGASGFYPKFLSDLILDSYVISSHMCALQTFVIYSSLLCEFTILTVMSYDRYVAICKPLDYHSKLTTFNCLKLILFSWIVPNCVTVTAVLLSNLRPFCKNHIDKLYCDNWSIVKLSCESSFVNNIYGYVICVICCICAVIVIVSYIKLISACKASLENRRKFWQTCLPHILSLINFTFAMMFDFLYNRYGSNDIPESLRHFFALELVIVPPVLNPVIYGLNIRAVRKRVFISRLAARESVSHAPKRRKM; translated from the coding sequence ATGGATAACATATCTTATGCTGTGAAACTGACTCTTATGGTGCCCAGAGACTCAAAATCATATAGGCATTTATATTTCACTTGTTTTCTTTACCTCTATCTGCTTATTTTGTCAGTGAATATTTGTCTTGTCATTGTAATTATAATAGAGAAATCTCTACATGAACCGATGTACATATTCTTAAGTCATCTGTGTATTAATGGGGTTTATGGAGCCTCAGGATTCTACCCTAAATTTCTGTCTGATTTAATATTGGATTCATATGTGATCTCCTCTCACATGTGTGCTCTGCAGACATTTGTTATTTACAGCTCTTTACTGTGTGAATTTACAATATTAACAGTGATGTCATATGATAGATATGTAGCCATATGCAAACCTTTAGACTATCATTCCAAATTAACTACATTCAATTGtttgaaattaattttgttttcatgGATTGTACCCAACTGCGTCACAGTTACAGCAGTCCTGTTATCAAACTTGAGGCCATTTTGTAAAAATCACATTGATAAATTATATTGTGACAACTGGTCAATTGTAAAACTGTCATGTGAATCGTCTTTTGTTAATAATATCTATGGATATGTCATTTGTGTCATATGTTGTATTTGTGCAGTTATTGTCATTGTATCCTACATTAAACTGATCTCTGCATGTAAAGCATCTTTAGAAAACAGAAGGAAATTCTGGCAAACATGTCTGCCACACATATTATCACTGATCAATTTCACTTTTGCTATGATGTTTGATTTCCTGTATAACAGATATGGTTCAAATGACATTCCAGAGAGTCTGCGTCATTTTTTTGCTTTAGAATTAGTTATAGTCCCACCTGTTCTTAATCCTGTAATCTATGGGTTAAATATTAGAGCAGTGCGCAAAAGAGTTTTTATTTCACGTCTTGCAGCAAGAGAAAGTGTTTCACATGCACCAAAAAGacgtaaaatgtaa